In a single window of the Pseudomonas sp. B21-015 genome:
- the hutI gene encoding imidazolonepropionase has product MKTLWQHCHVATMAQGVYSIIEDAAIVTSGAHIEWIGRRGELPSGEYPAVNDLKGAWVTPGLIDCHTHTVFGGNRSGEFEQRLQGVSYAEIAAAGGGIASTVRATRASSEDELFASAAKRLKSLMRDGVTTVEMKSGYGLDLASERKILRVIRRLGAELPVSVRSTCLAAHALPPEYADRADDYIDHICSEMLPALTAEGLVDAVDAFCEYLAFSPQQVERVFVAAQNLGLPVKLHAEQLSSLHGSSLAARYHALSADHLEFMTEDDAIAMAKSGTVAVLLPGAFYFLRETQLPPMEALRKHGVKIAIASDLNPGTSPALSLRLMLNMACTCFRMTPEEALAGATIHAATALGMGQTHGSLEAGKVADFVAWQIDRPADLSYWLGGDLEKRVVRHGVESNL; this is encoded by the coding sequence ATGAAAACGCTCTGGCAACATTGCCACGTCGCAACCATGGCGCAAGGCGTCTACTCGATCATCGAGGACGCGGCCATCGTGACGTCAGGTGCGCACATTGAGTGGATTGGTCGGCGCGGCGAACTGCCGTCAGGCGAGTACCCGGCAGTCAATGATCTTAAAGGGGCCTGGGTGACTCCGGGCCTGATCGACTGCCACACCCACACGGTGTTCGGCGGCAACCGCAGCGGTGAATTCGAGCAACGCCTGCAAGGCGTCAGCTATGCGGAAATCGCCGCCGCCGGCGGTGGCATTGCCAGCACCGTGCGCGCCACTCGCGCATCATCCGAAGACGAGTTGTTCGCCAGCGCCGCCAAGCGCCTGAAGAGCCTGATGCGCGACGGCGTGACCACGGTCGAGATGAAGTCCGGTTACGGCCTGGATCTGGCCAGCGAGCGCAAAATCCTGCGAGTGATCCGCCGTCTCGGCGCCGAGCTGCCAGTCAGCGTGCGCAGCACCTGCCTGGCCGCTCATGCCTTGCCACCGGAATACGCGGATCGGGCCGACGACTACATCGATCACATCTGCAGCGAAATGCTCCCGGCCCTGACGGCCGAAGGGCTGGTGGATGCGGTGGATGCGTTCTGCGAATACCTGGCGTTTTCGCCGCAGCAGGTCGAACGGGTGTTCGTCGCTGCGCAAAACCTCGGCCTGCCGGTGAAGCTGCATGCCGAGCAATTGTCGTCGCTGCACGGTTCGAGCCTGGCGGCGCGGTACCACGCACTGTCCGCCGATCATCTGGAATTCATGACCGAAGACGACGCCATCGCCATGGCCAAGTCCGGCACCGTCGCGGTATTACTGCCCGGCGCGTTTTACTTCCTGCGGGAAACCCAATTGCCACCGATGGAAGCCCTGCGCAAACACGGCGTGAAAATCGCCATCGCCAGCGACCTCAACCCGGGCACTTCGCCGGCGTTGTCGTTGCGCTTGATGCTGAACATGGCCTGCACCTGTTTCCGTATGACCCCGGAAGAGGCGCTGGCGGGCGCGACTATTCATGCCGCCACCGCGTTGGGCATGGGCCAAACCCACGGTTCGCTGGAAGCCGGCAAGGTTGCAGACTTCGTCGCCTGGCAAATCGATCGTCCGGCCGACCTGTCGTACTGGCTGGGCGGCGACCTGGAAAAACGCGTCGTGCGTCACGGCGTTGAATCAAATCTGTAG
- the pip gene encoding prolyl aminopeptidase, which yields MQTLYPQIKPHARHDLAVDKTHTLYVDESGSPEGLPVVFIHGGPGAGCDAQSRRYFDPNLYRIVTFDQRGCGRSTPHASLENNTTWDLVADLERIRKHLGIDKWVLFGGSWGSTLALAYAQTHPERVHGLILRGIFLCRPQEIEWFYQCGASRLFPDYWQDYIAPIPLDERDDLLTAFHKRLVGNDQIAQMHAAKAWSIWEGRTATLRPNPLVVDRFSEPQRALSIARIECHYFTNNAFLEPNQLIRDMGKIAHLPGVIVHGRYDVICPLDNAWELHQAWPNSELQVIRDAGHAASEPGITDALVRAADQMARRLLDLSPDEA from the coding sequence ATGCAGACTTTGTACCCGCAGATCAAACCCCACGCCCGGCACGATCTGGCTGTCGATAAAACCCACACGCTGTATGTCGACGAAAGCGGTTCGCCGGAAGGTTTGCCGGTGGTGTTCATTCACGGCGGCCCTGGCGCCGGATGTGATGCCCAGAGCCGCCGGTATTTCGATCCGAACCTTTATCGCATCGTTACTTTCGACCAGCGCGGTTGCGGTCGCTCCACGCCCCACGCCAGCCTGGAAAACAACACCACCTGGGATCTGGTCGCCGACCTTGAGCGGATTCGCAAACACCTGGGTATCGACAAATGGGTGCTGTTCGGCGGTTCCTGGGGTTCGACCCTGGCCCTGGCTTATGCGCAAACCCATCCGGAGCGCGTGCACGGTCTGATTCTGCGCGGGATTTTTCTCTGCCGTCCCCAGGAAATCGAATGGTTCTACCAGTGTGGCGCCAGTCGTCTGTTCCCCGATTACTGGCAGGACTACATTGCGCCGATCCCGCTGGACGAACGCGACGACTTGCTCACGGCATTCCACAAACGCCTGGTCGGCAACGACCAGATCGCCCAGATGCATGCGGCCAAGGCCTGGTCCATCTGGGAAGGCCGTACCGCGACCCTGCGTCCAAATCCGCTGGTGGTCGATCGTTTCTCCGAACCTCAACGTGCGTTGTCCATCGCCCGTATCGAATGCCACTACTTCACCAATAACGCTTTCCTGGAGCCGAACCAGCTGATCCGCGACATGGGCAAGATCGCCCATTTGCCCGGTGTCATCGTCCATGGTCGTTATGACGTGATCTGTCCGCTGGACAACGCCTGGGAACTGCATCAGGCCTGGCCGAACAGCGAATTGCAGGTGATCCGCGACGCTGGCCATGCCGCGTCCGAGCCGGGCATCACCGATGCATTGGTACGCGCCGCTGATCAGATGGCACGTCGACTGCTCGACTTGTCGCCTGACGAAGCATGA
- a CDS encoding amino acid permease: MQQPAKGLKRGLSARHIRFMALGSAIGTGLFYGSASAIQMAGPAVLLAYLIGGAAVFMVMRALGEMAVHNPVAGSFGQYASTYLGPMAGFILGWTYAFEMVIVGMADVTAFGIYMGFWFPEVSRWIWVLGIVSVVGGLNLCNVKVFGEMEFWLSLLKVAAIVAMILGGFGIMLFGISNAPGAQATDISNLWSHGGFMPNGVGGLIASFAVVMFAFGGIEIIGVTAGEAKDPQRVLPRAINAVPLRILLFYVLTMFVLMSIFPWQQIGSQGSPFVQIFDNLGISSAATILNIVVISAAVSAINSDIFGAGRMMYGLAQQGHAPKGFARLSHTGVPWMTVAVMSAALLLGVLLNYLIPENVFLLIASVATFATVWVWLMILCTQVAMRRSMNAEQVTQLKFPVPFWPYAPMAAIAFMLFIFGVLGYFPNTQAALIVGIVWIVLLVLAYLIWVKPAAGQAALVARDPVFSHR; the protein is encoded by the coding sequence ATGCAACAGCCAGCAAAAGGTTTGAAACGCGGGCTCTCTGCCCGACATATTCGCTTCATGGCGCTGGGGTCGGCTATCGGCACCGGGCTTTTTTACGGTTCTGCCTCGGCCATACAAATGGCCGGGCCTGCGGTATTGCTCGCTTACCTGATCGGTGGCGCGGCGGTGTTCATGGTCATGCGCGCCCTCGGCGAGATGGCGGTGCATAACCCGGTGGCCGGCTCATTCGGCCAGTACGCCAGCACTTATCTGGGGCCGATGGCGGGCTTCATCCTCGGTTGGACCTATGCGTTCGAAATGGTCATCGTCGGCATGGCCGACGTGACCGCGTTCGGTATTTACATGGGTTTCTGGTTTCCGGAAGTCTCCCGCTGGATCTGGGTGCTGGGTATCGTTTCGGTGGTCGGCGGCTTGAACCTGTGCAACGTGAAAGTATTCGGTGAAATGGAGTTCTGGCTGTCGCTGCTCAAGGTGGCAGCCATCGTCGCGATGATCTTGGGCGGTTTCGGCATCATGCTGTTCGGCATCAGCAATGCGCCTGGCGCCCAGGCGACCGACATCAGCAATCTCTGGAGCCATGGCGGCTTCATGCCCAATGGCGTGGGCGGCCTGATCGCTTCGTTTGCGGTGGTGATGTTTGCTTTTGGCGGCATTGAAATCATCGGCGTAACGGCTGGTGAAGCCAAAGACCCGCAGCGCGTGCTGCCGCGGGCGATCAATGCCGTACCGTTGCGTATTCTGCTGTTCTACGTGTTGACGATGTTCGTGCTGATGTCGATTTTTCCATGGCAGCAGATTGGCAGTCAGGGCAGTCCGTTTGTGCAGATTTTCGACAATCTGGGGATCAGCTCGGCGGCGACCATTCTCAATATCGTGGTGATCTCGGCGGCGGTGTCGGCCATCAACAGTGACATCTTCGGCGCTGGCCGGATGATGTACGGACTGGCCCAGCAAGGACACGCACCCAAAGGCTTTGCCCGCTTGTCGCACACTGGCGTGCCATGGATGACCGTGGCGGTCATGAGTGCCGCGCTGCTGCTGGGCGTGTTGCTGAACTACCTGATTCCGGAAAACGTGTTTCTGTTGATCGCCTCTGTCGCGACCTTTGCCACGGTGTGGGTCTGGCTGATGATTCTGTGCACCCAGGTGGCCATGCGTCGCTCCATGAATGCCGAGCAGGTCACCCAACTGAAATTCCCGGTGCCGTTCTGGCCTTACGCGCCGATGGCGGCGATTGCCTTCATGCTGTTCATTTTCGGCGTGCTGGGCTATTTCCCGAATACCCAAGCGGCGCTGATCGTCGGCATAGTCTGGATCGTGCTGCTGGTACTGGCCTACCTGATATGGGTGAAACCGGCGGCAGGCCAGGCAGCCTTGGTAGCGCGCGATCCTGTTTTTTCTCATCGATAA
- the dtd gene encoding D-aminoacyl-tRNA deacylase, whose amino-acid sequence MKGLLQRVRGARVEVAGEVVGAIDQGLLVLVAVEPDDTQASADKLLHKLLNYRVFSDAEGKMNLSLADVGGGLLLVSQFTLAADTKNGLRPSFSTAAPPALGEALFDYLLGKAKQVHGTVASGRFGADMQVHLVNDGPVTFLLQT is encoded by the coding sequence ATGAAGGGCCTGCTGCAACGCGTGCGTGGCGCGCGAGTCGAGGTCGCGGGAGAGGTGGTTGGTGCGATAGATCAGGGGTTGCTGGTGCTGGTGGCGGTCGAACCCGACGACACGCAGGCCAGCGCCGACAAACTTCTGCATAAACTGCTTAACTATCGAGTATTCAGTGACGCCGAGGGCAAGATGAATCTGTCCTTGGCGGATGTGGGCGGCGGGTTATTGCTGGTCTCGCAATTCACCCTGGCCGCTGATACCAAAAACGGATTGCGTCCGAGTTTTTCGACGGCGGCCCCTCCGGCCTTGGGCGAGGCGCTTTTCGACTATTTATTGGGCAAAGCGAAACAGGTGCATGGCACTGTGGCATCAGGTAGATTCGGCGCGGATATGCAGGTGCACCTGGTCAATGATGGCCCGGTAACCTTCCTGTTACAGACGTGA
- a CDS encoding choline ABC transporter substrate-binding protein, giving the protein MKRLCTCCLSILCGNALLSTSVFANDPASCKTVRMGVVNWTDVIATSGMADVLLNGLGYESKQTSAVQQIVFAGIRDKRLDIFLGYWKPAMDKNIAPFVAANQVKVMDKPSLADAQATLAVPDYVAAAGLKTFADIARFKDQLGGKIYGIEPGSGANTTIKTMIETNRFGLKDFKLIESGEAGMLAAVQRAVNRKEFVVFVGWTPHPMNINMNIAYLTGSEDVYGPNEGAATVSTVTASDYAERCPNVNRLLENLTFTAAQESQLMVPIMERKTPQDVAKQWLRDHPEDLQRWLAGVSSVDGKEGVATVQASLKN; this is encoded by the coding sequence ATGAAAAGACTGTGCACCTGCTGTCTCTCAATCCTCTGTGGCAATGCTCTTCTGAGCACCAGCGTTTTCGCCAACGACCCCGCTTCCTGCAAGACTGTGCGTATGGGCGTGGTCAACTGGACCGACGTCATCGCCACCAGCGGCATGGCTGACGTATTGCTCAACGGCCTCGGCTACGAAAGCAAGCAAACCAGTGCCGTGCAGCAAATCGTCTTCGCCGGCATCCGCGACAAACGTCTGGATATCTTCCTCGGTTACTGGAAACCGGCGATGGACAAGAACATCGCTCCGTTCGTGGCCGCCAATCAAGTGAAGGTCATGGACAAACCGAGCCTGGCCGACGCCCAGGCAACGCTCGCCGTACCTGACTACGTGGCTGCCGCCGGCCTGAAAACCTTCGCCGATATCGCCAGATTCAAGGACCAGCTCGGCGGCAAGATCTACGGTATCGAGCCGGGCAGCGGCGCCAACACCACCATCAAGACCATGATCGAGACCAACCGCTTTGGCTTGAAGGATTTCAAACTGATCGAGTCCGGTGAGGCCGGGATGCTCGCCGCCGTGCAACGGGCGGTCAATCGCAAGGAGTTCGTGGTGTTCGTCGGCTGGACCCCGCATCCGATGAACATCAACATGAACATCGCCTACCTGACCGGCAGCGAAGACGTCTATGGCCCGAACGAAGGCGCGGCGACCGTTTCCACCGTGACCGCATCGGACTATGCCGAGCGTTGCCCGAACGTGAACCGCCTGCTGGAAAACCTGACCTTTACCGCCGCTCAGGAAAGCCAGTTGATGGTGCCGATCATGGAGCGCAAGACGCCGCAGGACGTTGCCAAACAGTGGCTGCGCGATCATCCCGAAGATCTTCAGCGCTGGTTGGCGGGTGTCAGCAGTGTTGATGGCAAGGAGGGTGTGGCAACCGTTCAGGCCAGTTTGAAAAACTGA
- the hutG gene encoding N-formylglutamate deformylase, producing the protein MDKVLSFKQGRVPLLISMPHAGLRLTPTVEAGLIPDAKSLPDTDWHIPRLYEFAAELGASTLAAEYSRFVIDLNRPSDDKPLYVGATTGLYPATLFDGVPLFREGQEPSAAERATYLEQIWTPYHRTLQEELTRLKAEFGYALLFDAHSIRSIIPHLFDGKLPDFNLGTFNGASCDPQLATQLEAICAKHLDYSHVLNGRFKGGHITRHYGNPAENIHAVQLELGQCTYMEEFEPFRYRQDLAEPTQVVLKELLQGLLAWGAKHYG; encoded by the coding sequence GTGGATAAGGTTCTGAGCTTCAAACAAGGCCGTGTGCCGCTGCTGATCAGCATGCCCCACGCCGGCCTGCGCCTGACCCCGACGGTGGAAGCGGGGTTGATCCCCGACGCGAAAAGCCTGCCGGACACTGACTGGCACATTCCACGGCTTTATGAGTTCGCTGCCGAACTGGGCGCCAGCACCCTGGCGGCCGAGTACTCGCGGTTTGTCATCGACCTGAACCGGCCGTCCGACGACAAGCCCTTATATGTCGGCGCCACCACCGGTCTGTATCCGGCGACGCTGTTCGATGGCGTGCCGTTGTTCCGCGAAGGGCAGGAGCCGTCGGCAGCAGAGCGGGCGACGTATCTGGAGCAGATCTGGACGCCGTACCACCGCACCTTGCAGGAAGAACTGACGCGGCTGAAAGCCGAGTTCGGCTACGCGCTGCTGTTCGATGCGCACTCGATCCGCTCGATAATCCCGCACCTGTTCGACGGCAAGCTGCCGGACTTCAACCTCGGCACCTTCAATGGCGCCAGTTGCGATCCACAGTTGGCCACTCAACTGGAAGCGATCTGCGCGAAGCACCTCGATTACAGCCATGTGCTGAACGGTCGCTTCAAGGGCGGGCACATCACCCGGCATTACGGCAACCCGGCCGAAAACATTCATGCCGTGCAGCTGGAGTTGGGGCAGTGCACGTACATGGAAGAGTTCGAGCCGTTCCGTTACCGCCAGGATTTGGCTGAGCCGACGCAAGTGGTGCTCAAGGAGTTGTTGCAAGGGCTGTTGGCGTGGGGCGCAAAGCACTACGGCTGA
- a CDS encoding alpha/beta hydrolase, whose product MAPYSISEHMAAFVEKTLSFNSTDSSLPGLRQAYSEMCRAFTPPCPAGLEVIDLKLAGVAVRAWQPSVPPPTNGWPCIVYLHGGGWVVGDLDSHAFICAELASVLGSLVIAIDYRLAPEHPFPAAFKDCLSVWRALRTGPFQLDPARTLVAGDSAGGNLAAALCLALRDAGEPMPCAQVLIYPGLGGDHRLPSRSECADAPLLSSSDLDCYQALYLGGTRQPAAYAMPLLADDFSCLPPALIAVAQFDPLRDDGVLYADRLNAAGVGATLYYGEGLVHGCLRARGQVAEVDRLYETLLDYLAEKTG is encoded by the coding sequence ATGGCTCCTTACTCGATTTCCGAACACATGGCGGCTTTCGTCGAGAAAACCCTCAGCTTCAACAGCACTGACAGCAGCCTCCCCGGTTTGCGTCAGGCCTACAGCGAGATGTGCCGGGCGTTTACCCCGCCATGTCCCGCAGGGCTTGAAGTGATCGATCTCAAGTTGGCGGGCGTGGCGGTGCGCGCCTGGCAACCCTCGGTTCCGCCGCCGACCAACGGTTGGCCATGCATTGTGTATCTGCATGGCGGCGGTTGGGTGGTGGGGGATCTGGATTCCCACGCCTTTATCTGCGCCGAACTGGCGTCGGTGCTTGGCTCGCTGGTGATCGCCATTGATTATCGACTGGCACCGGAGCACCCGTTTCCGGCGGCGTTCAAGGACTGCCTGAGTGTCTGGCGTGCGCTGCGCACAGGACCGTTTCAGCTCGATCCGGCGCGGACGCTGGTGGCAGGGGACAGCGCTGGCGGCAACCTCGCCGCTGCGTTGTGCCTCGCCTTGCGCGATGCCGGCGAACCAATGCCATGCGCGCAAGTTCTGATCTATCCGGGGCTGGGCGGCGATCACCGATTGCCGTCGCGCAGCGAATGCGCCGATGCACCATTGCTCAGTAGCAGCGATCTGGATTGTTATCAAGCGTTGTATTTAGGCGGAACCCGACAACCGGCTGCCTATGCGATGCCCTTGCTCGCCGACGATTTCAGCTGTCTGCCACCGGCGTTGATCGCCGTCGCGCAGTTCGATCCGCTGCGCGATGACGGCGTGCTTTACGCCGATCGACTCAACGCCGCCGGCGTGGGTGCAACGCTTTACTACGGGGAGGGGCTGGTTCACGGCTGTCTGCGCGCGCGGGGGCAGGTCGCCGAGGTCGACCGACTCTATGAAACCCTGCTCGACTATTTGGCTGAGAAGACAGGCTGA